One window of Gammaproteobacteria bacterium genomic DNA carries:
- a CDS encoding DUF3108 domain-containing protein: MSRTYQTYFFTKIINIKLITQLIVITVLLLKQTIVLAGEDGIISIPSFKATYSASMASVSVGEASVSYQYNPQTQDYYYQREAWPTGLAALFIATRIKETSSGSIIDNRARPVEYHYERSNKPDKNRSIHFDYQATAIKVTDSKIDQPISVDSGTTDSLVMTLNMMFDLEAGDRELSYTFIKRGKIKTYTFNVEGKEQIKTQNHTYETVRVRRIRENSKRSTTLWCAPELHYLPVKIEERSEDGGIERFLLKTVSIEGS; this comes from the coding sequence GTGTCTCGAACTTACCAGACATATTTTTTTACAAAGATAATCAACATTAAGTTAATCACACAACTAATTGTTATAACTGTACTTTTATTAAAACAAACTATTGTATTAGCAGGCGAAGATGGCATAATATCCATCCCCTCCTTCAAGGCCACCTACAGCGCCAGCATGGCCTCAGTCAGTGTTGGAGAAGCCAGCGTCAGTTATCAATACAACCCTCAAACACAGGATTACTATTACCAGCGAGAGGCCTGGCCAACCGGCCTCGCCGCCCTGTTTATCGCCACCCGGATCAAAGAGACTAGCAGCGGAAGTATTATTGATAACCGCGCCAGACCGGTAGAATATCACTATGAACGCAGCAATAAACCGGACAAAAACCGTAGCATCCATTTTGATTATCAAGCCACTGCAATTAAAGTCACAGACAGTAAAATCGACCAGCCCATCAGCGTTGATAGTGGCACAACGGATAGCCTGGTGATGACCTTGAATATGATGTTTGATCTCGAGGCAGGAGATAGGGAACTTAGCTACACCTTTATCAAACGTGGCAAGATCAAGACCTACACCTTCAACGTCGAAGGCAAGGAACAGATCAAGACCCAGAATCATACCTATGAAACCGTGCGCGTGCGCCGTATTCGAGAAAACAGCAAACGCAGCACGACATTATGGTGTGCCCCTGAACTGCATTACCTGCCGGTAAAGATTGAAGAACGTTCCGAGGATGGTGGCATTGAGCGTTTTTTGCTGAAGACGGTTAGTATTGAAGGATCATAA
- a CDS encoding VPLPA-CTERM sorting domain-containing protein codes for MMKKHSKNRTLTLNKSLTLAILVLSPLSLMAANRIYDPDAAIFVPPALVYCDRTFSDVVCWSGLVTATATDSVIFTRTSSPRQYTVNFDRNTFSTSLIIRDASVIFDLNRYSYLLSGDAFIGHTGNGELTILDGTLGSSNGYIGYLSDDNSATVNGTYANWINTLDFTVGYEGAANSLAITNGGSVSNSYGYIGRFTVSDNNNVSVDGAGSTWVNSLDLTVGFLGASNSLAITNGGSVSNDDGYIGRLTGSDNNNVSVDGAGSTWANSINLTVGRSGASNSLAITTGGSVSNRDGYIGYNAGAVNNNVSVDGAGSAWVNSSRFYVGYFGASNSLAITTGGSVSNSRGYIGYNAGAVNNNVSVDGAGSTWANSLDLFVGNSGASNSLAITNGGSVSNDDGYIGRFTGSDNNNVSVDGAGSTWANSSDLFVGNSGASNSLAITNGGSVSNRDGYIASDNNNVSVDGAGSTWVNSSSLTVGNSGASNSLAITNGGSVSNRDGYIGRFPGAVNNNVSVDGAGSTWANSSGLYVGDFGASNSLIITNGGSVSNSHGYIGIGISAVNNNVSVDGAGSTWANSSYLTVGDSGASNSLAITTGGSVSNSYGYIGYNAGAVNNNVSVDGAGSTWANSINLTVGDSGASNSLAITTGGSVSNSYGYIGYNTGADTNNVSVDGAGSTWVNSLNLTVGYSGASNSLAITNGGSVSNTKGIIGYQSGADNNNVSVDGLGSTWSNSSLAIGQAGNSGNLLSISNGGVVNVAGQVLVNTGNTLSIIDGGILTFGSLTSAGNVSLSNSFLAVTSEAPVALRGQTTLDALSQITATGIGAELLLGGTTNNGGSVMASNNGKVTLESGATMYNAITRVTDNGTVTVETGATLSGGFVEAADAGSTIDVQSGAVIENAIVQAFNGGNLNVDGNINAGSVRIFNNGTLTGSGTINADLFNTYGGLIGPGNSPGTMNIIGDYIQDDWSTLMFELAGLTPGSEYDVFNVSGTATLGGELDVQWYDLGDGLFNAGLGDSFDIFTADNFIGEFDLLTLAILGEGLGWQLDYLIDEIGTTDVLRLSVVNAVPVPAAVWLFGSGLIGLAGFARRKKA; via the coding sequence ATGATGAAAAAACATAGTAAAAACCGCACTCTAACACTTAACAAATCCCTGACACTGGCTATCTTGGTGCTATCCCCTCTGTCACTGATGGCGGCAAATCGTATCTATGATCCAGACGCCGCTATTTTTGTCCCACCTGCTCTAGTGTACTGCGACAGAACGTTTAGCGATGTAGTCTGCTGGAGTGGCCTCGTTACCGCTACCGCTACCGACAGTGTCATTTTTACTCGTACAAGTTCTCCAAGGCAATACACGGTTAATTTTGACCGTAATACATTTAGTACAAGCCTTATCATAAGGGATGCCTCGGTCATTTTTGACCTGAATAGATATTCTTATCTACTTAGCGGCGACGCTTTTATAGGCCATACTGGTAATGGCGAGCTAACCATCCTTGACGGTACGCTAGGCAGTAGCAATGGCTACATTGGTTACCTTTCAGATGATAACAGTGCCACTGTGAATGGAACATACGCGAACTGGATAAATACCTTAGATTTCACTGTGGGCTATGAAGGTGCAGCTAATTCATTGGCAATTACGAATGGCGGTAGTGTCTCGAATAGTTATGGTTACATTGGTCGCTTTACAGTCTCTGACAATAATAACGTTAGCGTGGATGGAGCCGGTTCGACCTGGGTAAATAGTTTAGACCTCACTGTTGGCTTTTTGGGTGCTAGCAATTCATTGGCAATTACGAATGGCGGTAGTGTCTCGAATGATGATGGTTACATTGGTCGCTTAACAGGCTCTGACAATAACAACGTTAGCGTGGATGGAGCCGGTTCGACTTGGGCAAACAGTATAAACCTCACTGTTGGCCGTTCTGGTGCTAGCAATTCATTGGCAATTACGACTGGCGGTAGTGTCTCTAATCGTGATGGTTACATTGGTTACAATGCAGGCGCAGTCAATAACAACGTTAGCGTGGATGGAGCAGGTTCGGCTTGGGTAAACAGTTCACGCTTCTATGTGGGCTATTTTGGTGCTAGCAATTCATTGGCAATTACGACTGGCGGTAGTGTCTCTAATAGTCGTGGTTACATTGGTTACAATGCAGGCGCAGTCAATAACAACGTTAGCGTGGATGGAGCAGGTTCGACTTGGGCAAACAGTTTAGACCTCTTTGTTGGCAATTCTGGTGCTAGCAATTCATTGGCAATTACGAATGGCGGTAGTGTCTCGAATGATGATGGTTACATTGGTCGCTTTACAGGCTCTGACAATAACAACGTTAGCGTGGATGGAGCAGGTTCGACTTGGGCAAACAGTTCAGACCTCTTTGTTGGCAATTCTGGTGCTAGCAATTCATTGGCAATTACGAATGGCGGTAGTGTCTCTAATCGTGATGGTTACATTGCTTCAGACAATAACAACGTTAGCGTGGATGGAGCAGGTTCGACCTGGGTAAACAGTTCAAGCCTCACTGTTGGCAATTCTGGTGCTAGCAATTCATTGGCAATTACGAATGGCGGTAGTGTCTCTAATCGTGATGGTTACATTGGTCGCTTTCCAGGCGCAGTCAATAACAACGTTAGCGTGGATGGAGCAGGTTCGACTTGGGCAAACAGTTCAGGCCTCTATGTGGGCGATTTTGGTGCGAGTAATTCATTGATAATTACGAATGGCGGTAGTGTCTCGAATAGTCATGGTTACATTGGTATCGGGATAAGCGCAGTCAATAACAACGTTAGCGTGGATGGAGCAGGTTCGACTTGGGCCAACAGTTCATACCTCACTGTGGGCGATTCTGGTGCTAGCAATTCATTGGCAATTACGACTGGCGGTAGTGTCTCGAATAGTTATGGTTACATTGGTTACAATGCAGGCGCAGTCAATAACAACGTTAGCGTGGATGGAGCAGGTTCGACTTGGGCAAACAGCATAAACCTCACTGTGGGCGATTCTGGTGCTAGCAATTCATTGGCAATTACGACTGGCGGTAGCGTCTCGAATAGTTATGGTTACATTGGTTACAATACAGGCGCAGACACTAACAACGTTAGCGTGGATGGAGCAGGTTCGACCTGGGTAAACAGTTTAAACCTCACTGTTGGCTATTCTGGTGCTAGCAATTCATTGGCAATTACGAATGGCGGTAGTGTCTCGAATACGAAAGGCATCATTGGTTACCAGTCAGGCGCAGACAATAACAACGTTAGCGTGGATGGATTAGGTTCAACCTGGTCCAATTCCAGCCTTGCTATCGGACAGGCTGGTAATTCAGGCAACCTCCTTAGTATTAGTAATGGCGGTGTGGTCAATGTTGCTGGGCAGGTTTTAGTTAATACCGGCAATACACTCTCTATTATCGACGGTGGCATACTGACTTTTGGCTCATTGACATCGGCGGGTAATGTCTCCCTTAGTAATAGTTTTTTGGCGGTAACCTCCGAAGCGCCTGTAGCACTACGTGGCCAAACAACGTTGGATGCGTTAAGTCAGATAACGGCAACTGGCATTGGTGCTGAGCTCCTGCTAGGCGGCACTACTAATAATGGCGGCAGTGTTATGGCCAGTAATAATGGCAAGGTGACTCTGGAAAGTGGCGCGACTATGTATAACGCCATCACCCGTGTTACTGATAATGGCACGGTCACTGTTGAGACTGGCGCAACTCTGAGCGGCGGTTTTGTTGAAGCTGCCGATGCAGGCTCAACCATTGACGTGCAGAGCGGCGCGGTCATTGAAAATGCAATTGTTCAAGCATTCAATGGCGGTAACCTCAATGTCGATGGCAATATTAACGCGGGCAGTGTGCGTATTTTTAACAACGGTACGTTGACTGGTTCGGGTACGATCAATGCCGATCTGTTTAATACCTATGGCGGTTTAATTGGCCCCGGTAATTCTCCGGGTACGATGAATATTATTGGTGATTATATCCAGGACGACTGGAGTACCCTGATGTTTGAATTGGCGGGTTTAACTCCAGGTAGTGAATACGATGTATTTAATGTTAGCGGTACCGCTACCCTTGGTGGTGAGCTGGATGTGCAGTGGTATGATCTGGGTGATGGCTTATTTAATGCAGGTTTAGGTGATAGCTTTGATATTTTCACTGCTGACAATTTCATCGGCGAATTTGATTTACTGACACTTGCAATATTGGGTGAAGGTTTGGGCTGGCAACTGGATTACCTGATTGATGAAATCGGTACAACTGATGTATTGCGTTTAAGTGTAGTCAACGCTGTACCCGTGCCAGCAGCAGTCTGGTTATTTGGCAGTGGTTTAATTGGTTTAGCTGGATTTGCCAGACGTAAGAAAGCTTAA
- a CDS encoding DDE-type integrase/transposase/recombinase, with translation MYLVAVIDWYSRYVLSWALSNTMDHLFCVSALQAALEQGELSVFNTDQGSQFTTDAYTQHLLERQILISMDGRGRALDNVFVERLWRSVKYENIYLNDYQSVAELHVGLDEYF, from the coding sequence ATGTATCTTGTAGCCGTCATCGATTGGTACAGTCGTTATGTGCTTTCCTGGGCGTTATCTAACACCATGGATCATCTGTTTTGCGTTAGCGCGTTACAAGCGGCTCTGGAGCAAGGGGAGCTGAGTGTTTTTAACACGGATCAAGGTAGCCAGTTCACCACCGATGCTTATACACAGCATCTGCTGGAACGCCAAATTCTTATCAGTATGGATGGTCGTGGACGGGCACTGGACAATGTGTTCGTCGAACGGCTATGGCGTAGTGTGAAGTATGAAAACATCTATCTCAATGATTACCAGAGTGTTGCAGAACTCCATGTAGGACTGGATGAATACTTTTAA